CCGGTTCGGCGCCCACGGGCAGGCCGAGCGCGGCGCCGAGGCTGTCGACCGGATCGGTGGACAGGACCAGGGTGCGCGTACCGCGCCGGGCCGCGGCGAGAGCGGTGGCGGCGGCGACGGTGGTGCGGCCGCTGCCGCCGGGGCCGGTGACGAGGAGGGTACGCATGGGTCGGAACGGTACGTCAGGGACGGCGCGGACGCCGAAGCGGGGAGCCGGAAACAGCCTGGTTCGAGGGCCGAACTCCCTGCTGGAATAGGGCAGGTGAGGGATGGTGAAGTGCCGAGGCCGAACGGGGAGCGAGCCGGATGGCACAGGGCGAGGGCAGCACGGACGGCAGCCCGACGGTGGACGCCGACGAGGGCGCCCCCGGCTCTGCGGCCGACCTCACCGCCGTCCCGGGCACCGCGCCCACGACCTCACCGCCGCACTGGACCGCGGACCGTATCGGCGCCGCCGAGCGTGGCGAGAATCCGACGGTGCTTGGGCGGATGCGTTCTGGGTGGGCGGTGATCGGCGACGTGCAGCATCTGCCCGGCTACTGTCTGCTGCTGCACGCGGGCACCGCCACCGCCCTGAACGAACTCCCGCGCGCCGAAAGGGCGGAGTTCCTGTACGACGTCTCCCTCCTCGGGGAGGTCGTCGAGACGGTCT
This is a stretch of genomic DNA from Streptomyces sp. NA04227. It encodes these proteins:
- a CDS encoding HIT family protein, whose amino-acid sequence is MAQGEGSTDGSPTVDADEGAPGSAADLTAVPGTAPTTSPPHWTADRIGAAERGENPTVLGRMRSGWAVIGDVQHLPGYCLLLHAGTATALNELPRAERAEFLYDVSLLGEVVETVCRRRDPGFRRLNHEILGNTWEHLHAHLHPRFHWEPEEFRKGPVWRYGDARLAPAHRLGPRHDALRAELTETLRGVLAEAYQEH